The sequence AATAAATAAGCTAGTAGCAAAAATATGGGACGCTAGATTCCTTATACCAGAAATAAGGTGCTAGCAAAAAGAAAACATGACGATTGACGAATACCACATAAACTATTTCTGCAAAGATACATAATCACACCTTCAGAAGAACAATTAAATTTACCTGAAGCCGAGTCTTGATGGTATCTATTGGAGTGGTGATAATCGACCAGCAAGCACCAGCAGTTGTTCTTCCTCCCACTGCTCTCCCACAAGTCCTTCCCGGCGTCGGCCCACCCCTGGTCTGGCAGCATCTGGGCGCGCACGGGCTGCACGGGAGCCGGCGTGCAGCTCCACTGCGCCACGGGCGATTGCAGCGGGCGGCTCCAGTGCGGCGTGCTCGGCGGCGCGGTGCCCGCGACGCTGGCGTGGGTGAACCTCCACCACGGCAACGACCATACCTCGTATGGCGTGAGCGTGGTGGATGACTTCAACGTGGGCCTGTCCGTGACTCCGCACGAGGGCCGCGGCAACTGCCCCGTCCTCGCCTGCCGCAAGAACCTCATCGAGACCTGCCCCGGCGAGCTGCAGTTACGCTCCCCGGCCGGTAGCATCCTTGCGTGCAAGAGCGGCTGTGAGGCCTTCCGCATCGACGAGCTATGATGCCGCAACATGTACAACAGCCCGCGCACCTACCGCGCCTCCAAGTACTCGGAGTTCTTCAAGCACGAGTGCCCGCAGGCCCTCACCTACGCGCACGACAGCCCCTCGCTCACCCACGAAGCAATAGCGAGAGCAAGCGATGAGGGGTCAGCTGTGGCTCGCGCAGAGGGGGAGACGACCGAGGGGGATCTGGGGGCGACGCACGCAGGCGGGGTAGGGGCCATAGGATGGACGGTCCAGATTAACAGAAGGCAGAACAAGGGGAGGCAGACTACCCCCTTGCAGccttaatatagtagtatagataGTCAACTAAAAAATAATTATATAACAACTTTCATAATACAATATGTGCATTTAATAATTGATCTACTTCTTTCTTTCACAAATTATCTAGGGTAAGTGAGCAGCCCATTTTTACTGGGTGCTCATGAGCAATCTGTTTTTCTTCTCTCTATGTTTCCATAAATAATTCTAACATGGCATCCCTTACTATCTATCTATGTCATCTTATTATACTCGCTCTTGGGGACCTCAATCGTGCGCATTTTAAGCTCGGTAGGCTCTTGTCGCACTGAGCCATATTGCAATCGTTGCAATCGATTAGAGAATGGTTCCACGAGTCCTCCGCTCCACGTAAAATTAAGCATGAGTGCTCTGTGTCAACATGATCCTGTGTTTGAGTTGAGAACGTCGTCCCCCATTAGCAGAGGGTGACGTGCTAGTCTCTATGAAAAAACACAAATACTGGATGGGAATTTGACCTGACATACTTTAAATCCGACCAGTCTGGCTCGTAGGCTTTTGTATCTGGCGCTCGTCCACCCATGCCTCATCACGGGCCTCGTTTTCGATTAGCATGTGATACGCTTATTGAGCCCGGGAAAAAATCCCAAGTGCCAAGCCCAAAAAAACATCTTGTATAATTCTCGTGAGAGTTTAAAAGAGGACTTATATAGTACGTCGGAACTGCTTGTGCAATCGCTTTGGTAAGAACACTCTTTCTCTCCGGTTGACAAAGCTTGCTCCATCCATCCCTGAACCCTTTTCCAGACTCTATCTCAACATCCATCGGAGAACACTAAAACATTTTTAATCTCTTCAGGACTACTGGCAGCACTTCCCAGAATAGGTAGAGGACATGTCCATATTTATCTTTTGCTTTGAAAAAACCGAAGGCTATCATTCCTAAAGAAAGAGTACGTAGAGTAGGTGACTGTCTGACTGACCATCGGTGCCCAATTCGATTGGATGAGGAGCAAACCCTTCCAATTCCAGTTTGCATTGCCAGCACAAGAAATGAGTGCTGGAATAGCAGCACATGGAACATGCTAAATGACATTTGAACTTTGAAGCATTTCTATAACTTTCAAGGAAGATGTCATTCGTACTGGTTCAATGTGGACAAAATTTGAGGTACCTAGGACCTTCATATACATTATATTAAGCAAAACTTAGCATCTTTCATCAGCATACCACTGGATAAACCATGTAAATGTTTACGACTAAAAAAAGGTTTCCACTTCGATGAGAGGCTGGTTTCAGTTCCATTACAAATGGTGAAAATCTGTTGTTGAAAAAAATAAAAGCATCAGGAATCAGGATCGACAATGATCAATGAACCCTTTGACATATCATTTCCCTTGTGAGAAGAAAATCGCCTGTACAAAGCTCTTCAGATTATCTTCAGGCCTTGCTTAATTTTGTTGACATGTAATTTTTGTTTGAAAATATTTTGTACACTTCATTTGTGTCCTGTGAGGTTACCCACCTAAAGCTGGAGCATGAACAAGTGCCTCCTCTTAATAACCTCCGTCCTGTTTGTATTCAGTCTGGTTATTGTAGCCGCCTCTCCTGCCACGACCCCTGAAACTGCGACCTCTTCCACGGGCATATCCATTTCCCATATATGCAGGGGCGTGATCGTCTTCCCAACCAGCATCAGCAAACACATTGAACCCATTTCCTGAAACATAACATGTGAGGAATAATTGAACATGTGACAAATTGATGGTTTACTCTGCAACACTCAGCCTCACCACGTCCACCTCTGCCCTGCCCACGGCCTCGACCACTACGACCCCTTCCACGGCCACCAGGTGAGTGTGCATCTACAATCAATTAAATGAATTATGATGCCATACAGAATTATTAGAACGTTAACAATAAATAACACAAGTGAATCTCGCACAATACCTTCATCATTATCACATTTAACCAAAGGCTTCACTTCATCAGCAGGCAAAGGAGATTGATATCTGCCCAAACAATTAATTCAACTGTTGATAAGCCAGCATGAATCCTGAACTACTCCCTCCATCTCGAAATATAGACATATCAAGATTCAAACAAGACAGATTTCTTAGATTTTGACCAACAATTACTCAAATGATACACATGCATGTATAAAAGTTGTATCAATAGAACAACATTTCACATGTAATTTAATGCAAATTGATTTTGAAGCAATTGATGATATACTGTAAGCGCCATTAATGATCAAAGAACAtttctaaagatttctcaaatCTTACTATATACCTTATAAAAGAAACAGAGGGAGTACAAATTTCTTATTAGATTACTTGACGCGGCGAGATGTGAGTTCATGGCATAGGAAACCATAGAATTTTGTTAAGACAAACTGGCAAAGAAAGTCATTAAATGCAGTTGACAAAAGAGTGCAGTATGCATACCCGATAGATGATGTGTCCACCTCCTTCTTTGAAAGAGTTATAGTGATCATAGAGACATGTCTTGTTGTCTCAAGCCTGCAGAGAGATATAATCTTGAACTCCAAAATTACGGGTTCATGTGAAGTTATAGTTCTATCCTGGAATAGAAACAAGTCACTTACAGAAGTAGGCATTCCTCCAATGGCTCCCACATATCAGTAATATCAGTAGATCCAGTGGTGGTATTCTGATGGAGGCCAACAATCCTCCTCTTCACAGTAATAACAGTAACAATTAGAATCAAGTGATAAGTAATATTAGCAAGCACCAGAGCCATCAGGAGTATCTTGATCAATTCCACAACCATGACAGTCTTATTGATAGCCCTCCCCATGGCCTTGAATACAACCTCATaagtgtaggattacggggaggctacgctagcgcaaaacaaaaattttcatccccataataccaagaactactgcggttataggtcatggaattaccactagacgcgcagagcagcggaagacgtctcgatgtagacgaacgcgtcgagcagtgccgtgcagtcgccggcgtccttcacgtcctcgcacggtccgtccaagtgctccagatgcagcacctccgaggtatccacacgtacagggaggaagcgccgcgtaccgaactgctaggttcgcgacggcggcttggcgagggcgagaggtgggcggcggctgttagttcgctggtggcgaattaggttatgcttaaccgcgcccccgcccctcattatataggcgttatggtgggcttctgacgccgaggcccatcattaaccctaaagcccagtctaatttcggatctaatccgaattaggcttccttccccttaagtgtgtgaccctataggttcacgtacaaatagacatagcccgagtactcttacttggcccaataattgacaactgcctctagcaagacatgtcaactcctatgtgtacgtaaagatcatatcagacgaaccattgcgacattaagtacatgttgttccctttgtctcacgatatttggtctggctctaagctgacctctctttctcgatactgtgaattggaatcctttcaatggttaactcttaaccctagcacggccatgcatttcttgatccaatcactcgaggggcccagagatatctctctcacaaagagagggacaaattccatcttgactgaccatgcctcatagcatgcttcctgacaaacccaaaactacctttataactacccagttacgggatagcgtttgatagtccctaagtaagtcaattcacatcttgagaacatgcgacaatctcaggtctaaggatacagtattcatgttgcaagaagagaactatattacaatatctcacgttgggtcggtccagcctcatgtcatacatgcgcccacattattagtttaacatctccatgttcatgacttgtgaaatgtagtcatcaactaatacatgtgctagtcatcgactctgactagggacatcatttagaataaccatataagtaaagaatctcacaaacaattcacataattgctaatcaatacaaggtgccttccatggatattcaattaagcaatatatatatcatggatacaaagaaatatgctcatctctatgattatctctagggcatatttctaacaataaGAACCTTTGTCCTTAAAGTAAGAAATATTATGGTGCAACAGCCAGCAAAGTTCCTTGAATAGTTTCTCCCCGGGGCATTTGCCAACCTCCAGATCTCCTACGGCGTGACCCCGCCGCCTGGCGCCCCGTGGGGGCTCACGCTGCAGCAGGCACCACCCACCTTAGTCGCGCGTCCGGGCCCTCCACCGTCCGCTACCCGTCCTGCCTTCCCTGGCAGCCCGCCCGCACCACCGTTCGTGCGGGCACCGACGCCGTCAACTTCCGCCTCACTGCCCTTTGGCGGACAGCCTGGGGTAATGTCCCAGCCGCCGCCACCGTTCGGAGGTCCTCCAGGTGcgtcatctcagtcgccgccgccGTTCGGTGTCCCCCCCGGGGTGGTGTCCCAGGCCCCTTCCCCGTTTGGAGGCCCTCCTGTGACTGCGTTTGGTGTCCTAGGCTCCGTTGCGCACCGCCACCGCCGGCCGGCCAGCCGGCGGAGCACCGAAAGACCCCCATTCTTTCCTGTAAAAAACCCGCCGCctttagagcaactccaacaacTTATATAAAATTCTAGCTAAATCTAAAGTTTAGAGAGCACTTTTTAAAATAGATAGTTTTCTACATAGCATGGTTACCATTACCAACAGACTATGTAAATCAAACACTGACTCGACTTTTGTGTATGTTTGAATTTTTCTGCATTGCACGCTCCGCTCTCACACTCGGCTTTTGGGTCCTGTTTGAAGCTGTCTCTGATAATACAACTGCATTTGTGTTTCGAAAACTCATTCAACTCAGCATGAATAATGTAATCTCATTTCAAAAGATCTGACAAATCAAGCCCAAGTAATGAACTATATTATAGCCACCTATCGATAAGAGTTATTGGCCACAAGAAGTTTCAGAACCAAGATTTCAGTCAATCATTTGACAGCTAGGAACAAAATTATATGTACTATTTTTGTGAACAGATAGCTACTTAATCCATCTACAATCAAGGACATAAACCTACACCTGCCACTGAACAACATATACCCAACTATCCAACAAGCGGGAAGCAGATCTAAAAGTACTTAGTCATGAAAGGGACTGTATCTTCGTAACAAATAACATTGGATTTATTATCCTAGCACATAGGATACTACTACGAAAATTACGTGTAGACAACTACACCTTCTACTGAATAGCTACATGTGCTATCTTAAAAGTTGCATTAATCACCTATTTCAACAGTGCAGAGTGGCTTTTACACAGCAAATGCATATGTGTAACCAAAAATTAGCAATGGTATGTGTTTTCCACTACTACAACCCTGAATTCGCATGGACAAAAACCTGTCAGACTTAAACAGCTACACACAATGCAAGCCATGGGGAGGAGAGCGTATGATCGACAGATGGCAAGTCTCAAGGGCTAG is a genomic window of Zea mays cultivar B73 chromosome 5, Zm-B73-REFERENCE-NAM-5.0, whole genome shotgun sequence containing:
- the LOC103628570 gene encoding LOW QUALITY PROTEIN: probable U6 snRNA-associated Sm-like protein LSm4 (The sequence of the model RefSeq protein was modified relative to this genomic sequence to represent the inferred CDS: substituted 1 base at 1 genomic stop codon), with amino-acid sequence MTHLEDLRTVAAAGTLPQAVRQRAVRRKLTASVVFKAMGRAINKTVMVVELIKILLMALRRIVGLHQNTTTGSTDITDMWEPLEECLLLLETTRHVSMITITLSKKEVDTSSIGYQSPLPADEVKPLVKCDNDEDAHSPGGRGRGRSGRGRGQGRGGRGNGFNVFADAGWEDDHAPAYMGNGYARGRGRSFRGRGRRGGYNNQTEYKQDGGYXEEALVHAPALDFHHL